In Desulfobacteraceae bacterium, the DNA window GCCACCGTGCTGATCACCCAGGTCAGGTTGGCGAAATAATTGAGCACCAGGGCGCGCGCCACCCCCCAGTCGCCGCTGCTGAAACGGGCGTGGTTGACGGCAAAGCTTTCGTCGGTAACCCCGTAGGCAAACAGGAGGAGCTTCTTGCGGGAGGCGGTCTTGAGAAAAACCGAGAGGGAGGAACTCATCAGCAGGTGGCGCAGGTTGACCGTGAAGGTGGTCAGGATGATCGCCGCCGGCGCGGCCCCGTTGGCCATCATGGAAACGGCGATGAACTGGGAGCTGCCGGCAAACACCAGTACCGACATCAACGCCACCGCGGCCGGTGAAAGACCGGCCTTTTGGGCCAGCACCCCAAAGGCCAGGCCGATGGGGATATACCCCATGGAGATCGGCCAGGCGGCGCGCACACCGGCGCGAAGGGCTTTGGCGCGGGGATCGGGTTTATTTGTCGCAACAGCCATGGCCAGGGTGGGGACTGCGCTGAGTCGCCTTTGGGGCGGGCTGGGGTTTCAGGTCACGGCGGCTTGCATACCTCAGGATGGTCCGGGAGACAAGCCCAATTTGACCGCGGCGGGGAAAGTCCGATTTCGACCTTCGGGCTGCGTCTCCAAGTCCCTGGTTCCTCAAATTTGCCGAAGGCAAAAAAACAATTGACAAACTCGCTCTTAATCTATATTTTTCTTTGTTCCGTTAATGAGCTTAGACAATTTTGTTCCGAGCCCCCATCTGGTCTCCGCCTCCAAATGGGGGGTTTTTTTTATGGGATCCGACCTCGTCAACAGGAGAGAGTTCCGCGCACAAGGGATATCAAAATGAAAACCGAAATTCACAAAGTCAGAAACATCGGCATCAGTGCCCATATCGACTCGGGTAAAACCACCCTGACCGAGCGTATTCTCTATTACACCAACCGCATCCACACCATTCACGACGTCAAGGGCAAGGACGGCGTCGGTGCCACCATGGATTCCATGGAGTTGGAAAAGGAGCGGGGCATCACCATCGCCTCGGCCGCCACCTACTGTGAATGGCGGGGCCACGAGATCAACATCATCGACACGCCGGGGCACGTGGATTTCACCATCGAGGTGGAACGCTCCCTGCGGGTTTTGGACGGCGCCATTCTGGTGCTCTGCGCGGTGGGCGGGGTCCAGTCCCAATCCATCACCGTCGACCAGCAAATGAAGCGCTACAAAGTGCCGTGCATCGCGTTTGTCAACAAATGCGACCGCAGCGGGGCCAATCCGGCGCGCGTCACTCAACAGCTGCGCCAGAAGCTCGGCCACAATGCCGTGGCGATGCAGTTGCCCATCGGCCTGGAAGCCGACCTCGAGGGGGTCGTGGACCTGATCGAGATGAAGGCGCTCTACTTCGACGGCCCCAACGGCGAGACCGTGCGCACCGAGGAAATCCCGGCCCAGCTGCGGGAACAGGCCCGGGAGGCCCGGGAAGCCCTGGTGGATGCCGCCTCGATGTTCTCCGACGAACTGATGGAGGCCGCCCTGGAAGAGGCGGTCACTCCCGCGCTTCTCGTTGCGGCCGTCCGCAAGGGGGTTCAGACCCGTGAAATTACGCCGGTTTTCATGGGCTCCGCTTACAAGAACAAGGCCGTTCAGCCGCTGCTGGACGCGGTCACCCGGTATCTGCCCTGCCCGATGGACGTTCAAAACGAGGCCCTCGACACGGGAAAAGACGAGACCCCTGTGACGTTGAGCAACAACCCCGGCGATCCCGTTGTCGCTCTGGCCTTCAAGCTGGAGGACGGTCAATACGGCCAGCTGACCTATATCCGCGTTTACCAGGGCATGCTCGCCAAGGGCGCCAGCGTGGTCAATGCGCGCACCGGCAAAAAACTCAAGATCGGTCGTCTGGTGAGGATGCATGCCAATCAGATGGAGGACATCGAGACCATTCCGGCGGGCTATATCGGCGCCCTTTTCGGGGTGGACTGCGCCTCCGGGGACACCTTCACCGCGCCCGGGCTGAACCTCTCGATGACCTCGATGTTCGTGCCCAGCCCGGTCATCTCGCTGGCCATCGTACCCAAGGACAACAAGAGCCAGATCAACATGTCCAAAGCCCTCAACCGCTTCAGCAAGGAGGACCCCACCTTCCGGGCGTTCGTGGACGAGGAAACCAATGAAACCATCATCGAGGGCATGGGCGAACTTCATCTGGATGTCTATGTGGAACGCATGCGGCGCGAGTACAAGGCCGAAGTCACCACCGGTCAGCCGCGGGTGGCCTACCGCGAGACCATCACCCGGCGGGCGGAATTCAACTACACCCACAAAAAACAGACCGGCGGCTCCGGACAGTACGGCCGGATCGCCGGCTATCTGGAGCCTTTCGCCGATGAGGATTTCGTTTTCGAGAACATGGTGACCGGCGGCGCCATCCCCACCCAGTTCATCCCGGCCTGCGAAAAGGGCTTCAGGGGCTGTATGGCAAAGGGGCCCAAAATGGAATTTCCGGTGACCGGCGTCAAGGTGGTCATCAACGACGGCGCCTCACACTCGGTGGACTCCTCCGAAATGGCCTTCCAGGCGGCGGCCCGCGGGGCTTTCCAGGATGCCTACGCCAAGGCCCAGCCGGTGATCTTGGAACCCATCATGAAAGTGGTGGTGGAAAGCCCCACCGAATTCCAGGGAGGCGTCATGGGTTCTCTCAACCAGCGCCGGGGCATGATCGTCGGCGCCCAGGACGAGGGGCCGATGTGCGTGATCGAGGCCCAGGTGCCCCTTTCGGAAATGTTCGGCTATTCCACGGTCCTGAGGTCCTCCACCCAGGGCAAGGCCCAGTTCACGATGGAATTCTCGACCTACCGCCAGGTGCCGCAGTCGATCACCGAAGAACTGGTCAAAAAGGCCTCCGAAAACAAGAAAAACGTCGCCTGACCGGAGATGGACAGTTTCGGAATTTATCGCCGCTCTGACACCACTAACCCTCCGCGGCCCGGAGCCGTTTCGCCGGGCCGGGGGATGGTTGTCTACATAAAGGAAAGGAGCTTCAACATGCTCAAAAGGGATCTCATCCTCCGCAACCCCCTGCGCCTGATGGGTCATGAAACCGACGACATCCTGCCGCCGGGCGGATTCGGTGCCGTGCTGGCCCGCGCCGGCGTCGGCAAAACGGCCCTGCTGGTACAATTGGCCCTCAACAGCGTGCTGCGCGGCCGCAACGTGCTGCACATCAGCCTGCGCGACCCCGTCAAAAAGGTCTGCCTGTGGTATGAGGAGGTTTTCCGGAACATCGCCACCCATTACAAGGTCAGCCAGATGGACCAGCTCTGGGAGGCCATTTTGCCCTACCGCTTCATCATGACCTTCAATGCCGAGGATTTCAGCGTGGCCAAACTGGAGCAGCGCATCGCGGACCTGACCGAACAGGACATTTTCCTGCCGCAAATGGTGCTTTTCGACGGCTATCCCTTTGAAGGCGCGGTTTTTGAGCCGCTGGCGGAGCTGAAAAACCTGGCCCGCGCCAACGGTTACCTCACCTGGTTTTCGGTACGCACCCACCGCCATGACCAACCGGCGCCCGATGGCCTGCCCCCCGTCTTCAGCCCGGTGGAGAGCCTTTTTGATGTCGCTATTCAGCTGCAGCCGCAAAACGACGGCGTGTACATCCAGGCGCTCAAGGGCGGCAGTCCCGGGGACCAGGCCCCAAAGCTGTTTCTGGACCCGGCCACCATGCTGATCCAGGACGCGGCCTGATCGTAGCACAACGGTGCAGGGGGGGCGGGGGATTTTTTTCGGACCTATTTTTGTTCTTCGCCCCTTAAGGTCCCCGCCCGCCCCACTTCTGCGCCTCGGCCCAATGCCGGCGGGAGCGGTTTGTGATCGGAACCATCGTCAACACACTGGCCATCGTCGCCGGCAGCATCCTCGGCCTGCTGTGCCGGGGGGGCATCCCGCAGGCTTACAACCAGACCGTGATGCAGGCCATCGGCCTGGCGGTGATCCTGATTGGTTTCAAAAGCGCGCTGAAAGCCGACGACCTGCTGCTGGTGATTTTCAGCCTGACCATCGGCAGCGTGCTCGGTGAGGGGCTCAAAATCGAAGCTCGCCTGGAGCGGCTCGGGCAATGGCTGCAGCGGCGCATGGCGCTGGCAGGCGACGGGATCGCCAAGGGGTTTGTGAGCGCCAGCCTCCTTTTTTGCGTCGGTTCGATGGCCATCGTGGGGTCCCTGGAAAGCGGACTCACCGGCAATCACCAAACCCTTTTCGCCAAATCCGTTCTCGACGGCATCACCGCCATCATTTTCGCCTCGGCCCTGGGCATCGGCGTGATCTTTTCGGCCGCGGCCGTTTTTCTCTACCAGGGGCTGATCACCCTGACCGCCTCCTTCATCAGAGAATTCCTGGTGCCCCCGGCCATCGACCAAATGACGGCCGTGGGCGGGGTGCTGATCATCGCCATCGGGATCAACATTCTGGAAATCAAGCGGATACGGGTGGGGAATATGCTGCCGGCAATTTTTCTGCCGTTGGTCTATTTCATTCTCAGGCAGCTGTGGGCATAAAGGTCGCCAGACCGGGTGGGCAGGCCCGAGGGGCCTGCTGCGGGATGTCCCGGGGTCTTTGGCCTTCGAAGGTTTGGCCTATCGGCGGGGAGTTCAGGTAGACTCCCGCGGGTTTATTTGATCCAGGAAAACACGGCAGTTCCCAGCACCAGCAGGATGATGCCCGCCATGCGGTATGTCTGATCGTCGGCCTGCTGCAGATACCATCGCCGGATCTTTACGAAAAGCCCCCGCGGGTTGACGAAGAGCAGGAGGCCCTTGGCCACCGCCAATCCCGCCAGGAGCACCACGAACCAAAAATTCTGGCTGGCGCCGGCCGAGAGCAGCAGCAGCACCCCCACCCCAAAGGCCAAGGCGCCGAAAATTTGGGGGCTCATGTTTTCCAGCAGGGTGGCCAAAAATTTGCGGCAGGCGGTAGTGTAGAGTACCAGGCAAACCCCCGATGCAATCCAGAACAAGCTGATGACCATCAGAACCCATTTCATCGTGCTGTCTCCTCTGGGTAAAAGTTCCCGGTTTCGCGGCGCGCCGCGTTTCCAACTTATCAGCCGGCCACATCTTCCCGCCAGCAGAGCTCCACGGTCAGACCGCCGAGCGGCCCGCTCAGCGGGACAGCGACCACCGCCACCCCGGATGTTTGGCCGGGTAGAGGCCCCTGCCCCATCACCACCGCATCCGGCCGGACATCGATCCGGGGCGATACATCCGCAAGTTTTTGCGCCGCCTGGCCTGAGACCATGTTGACGATCTCCCCGACGGCATCCTGGATGTCCCGGTTCACCTCCTGCAAGTCCTCCCCCAGCATGCGGGAGACGATCTGAAGCACGCAGCCGCGCTGGAAGCTCAGGGCAGCGCTGCCGCTCACGCCCCCCGAGAGCAGGATAACCCCTGTGACCTCCCCGCTGGGCGCGGGGTCGGTTTTCAGGCGCGGCTTCTGAACCGTGAATTGCGCGCCGCCGAGGGTGGCCAGCACGTGGCAGGTGGCGTCGATCAGGATGTTGATGATGGTGGCCTGCATGCGTGCCGAAATTCCTGTGGATCTTCCCGGGAAGCCGGGCGAAGCCGGCCGATCGCCACCAAAGATAGGGAGAACGCCCCCAAAGGCCTGCCACCGTCTATCGAGCAGCCGGCTGCAAAATAGCCAAAACCCATCAAGGGTGTCAAGGAAATAGCCGGCCACCCCCGTTTCCGGCCGCAAGAGACGCTAAAGTTGCGCCGTCTGTCTGCCGAAGACAAACCGCAACCGGCGCCTTCAGCAGCCCGGAAGCTCGGCCGCCGGCTGTTGCGGCAGTATCACGGATAACGCCCGGACCGCTTACGCCGCGGCATCGGCCATGCCCATGCCGCCGGCGGCCGGGAGCGCTTCAAAAAAATAACCTTTACAAACCAGCGGGCTTCCCCTATGCTAGTTCGGGTTTGTCTCAGGGTCGGTCCCCGTTTTGCCTGGGGGCCGCCCCCGGGTTTCGGGCCTGCGCCCCGGCCGGAGCTTGCCGGGGGTGCCGCCAGGTGCCCGTTTTTCCTGCCTGATACGCGTCTCGCCAGTGCGGACAACCGGCGAGGGATAACCATCATCCGATAAAAGAAAACAGAGCGTGAACGCCCTAAACCGCATCCAGTTTGAAAAACCCGATCTGGCCGCCCTGACCCAGAGCGCCACCGTGGTGGATATGCATTTCCACACCCGCTACTCCGATGGCCTCAACAGCGTGGCTGCCGTTGCCCAGCGAGCCCAGAAACTCGGTATCGGGATTGCCATCACCGACCACAACGCCATCCAGGGCGCCGTTGAGATCAGCCGCTACTGGAACCTGCTCACCATCCCGGGCATCGAAATAACCTCCCGTGAAGGCACCCACCTCCTGGTCTATTTCTACGATATCAAAAGTCTCAAGCGCTTCTACACCCGGGACGTGCAGCCATTCATGGGACCGGAGGTGATGAGCGCCATCAGTCTGGGCATGGAGGAGATCATCCGGCGCGCCCGCGCCTTCAAGACCGTGATCATCTTTCCGCACCCATACTGTGCCGTCTATACGGGCATCTGCAACCTCCAGTTCCCCCCCGAACGGCGCCAGCACCTCCTGGATCTGGTGGACGGCGTCGAGGTGATCAACTCCGAGAACCTCAACAAATGGAACCTGCGCTGCGCGTTGTTGGGCTTCAACCTCAGCAAGGCCATTACCGGCGGCAGCGACGGCCACACCCTCTACCACATGGGCCGGGTCGTCAGCTACGCCCCGGGACGCAAAAACCGCAAAACGTTTCTGGATGCGGTGCGCAACGGCGAAAACAAGATTGTCGGCAAGGAAATTGACCTGTTGCGCAAGATGACCTCCAACGGCCTGAAGTTCAAGACCAACTTTCGAAATTGCCCGGACCTGCTCGAACGAAATTTCAAATACAGCTGCATGGCCATCAATTCCCGCTCGAAACGCCTGAAAGCCTGTATCCTGCGCTCCCTGAACGAAAAGATCCGCAAAAGACGCGAAAAAATCGCACCGTATCCGGCCCACTGAGGACGCGCGGTTCCGCACACGGCGCCGTCGCCCCCCGGTTGCGCCGCCCGTCGGGCAAACCCTGGGAGAAACCCCGCGGGCGCCGGGCGCGCCCTGCACCGTTTCCGCTATCAGGCCGGCCCTTCAGGGGCCAGGTCGCGGCGCGGGTCCTCGCCGGAGAGTCTGCAGGTCGCCGCAGTGCAGAATTGGGTGATCTCAAGCGAGGCGCTCTGATGATCGCGGCCCAGATAGAAATTGAGCCATGAGGAGGTGCGGTTGAGCTCCCACATGCGCGGCGGCACGCATTCGCTGGCCATTTGCTGGGCCTGCCCGACCGAAACCCAGCGGTTGAAAGCCCGATACCAGACGCAGCGTCGCTCCGGCCGCACCTCGCACATGCTGCCGCGACTGCCGCCGCAGGCCCCGTTGCGGGTGTGTTTGGGGCACTGGGATTCGGGGCACAGAAAGGCCACGTGCTGAATCGCGCAATCCCCGCAGCGCTGGCAGCCCAGAAACACCTTTTTGAGCGGGTCTTCGGTCAGGTGCATCAGCAGTCGCCCGATGCGCCGGCGATCCAGCTGGCGGCAAACCGACATCATCAGGCCCGACCAGGGGGCGTCGCGGGTGAACAGCAGCCGGTGCATCTTCGCCAGGCAATGAAAAAGGGCTTTGTCCACAGCCGGCAGATGGCTGGCCGCGCCCAGCGGTTTGGCCACCGGCGATTCGCCGGGAGTTGGGCGGGAGTAGACGTAAAATCCTTTTGGGATGGGGTAGTCGAATTCGGATAAAAACTCCTGCCAGCGGTCTTCCAGGGCCGCCATCCGGTCCAGGACGCCCGCCACCGTCTCAAAGCTTCGATGAATGCCACCGATATGGATTCCGCGATAGCCCAGCCCCTTTAAAACCACCCCCAGCCGCGCGGCCCGCTCGACGGCGGCACGCCGCCCCGCGGCCTTGTCCTGCCATTCGGCGCGTACCTCACCCAGCAGTCGGTCGGACACAACGGCACCCGGCACGCGCCCCTGGTTCATGATCCGAGCGGCTCCCGGCGAAAGCACGTAAAGCGAGGCTAGGGTCGGGCAGCTGATACCATGGCGTTCCTGAATGCGCAGCAACTCGGCAAACTTGCGGGCATCATAGCCCAGCTGGGTGATCAGAAACTGGGCGCCGGCCCCGACCTTCTTGCACATTTTGGCGTATTGGGCGTAGGTCTCGCCCTCCGTCTGTTTGAAGGGGGAGACCGCACAGCCGACAAAGTATTCCTCAGGATCACCGGAAGCCTGGTTGCGTTCGCTGAGCATGGCGAGCATGCAGGTGAGGTTGACCGAATCCAGATCGAAGACCGGGGCCCCCTGGCCACCGAAGCCCTTGCCGGAATAATCGCCGGTCAAGGCCAGGATGTTTTTAATCCCCATCATGGCCAGCTGCAAGGCGCGGCTTTCCATCCCCACCCGGTTCATGTCCCGGCAGGTGAAATGGACGATGACATCCATGCCCAGGCTGAAGATCTGGTGCCCTAATGCGTCCGGGCTGAGGGAAGGATTGCCGCCGGGGTTGTCGGTAATCGAAACCGCCGAAATGCGGCCGTCTGCAAACGCATCCCTGGCAATGCCCATGACGGTGTCCACACTGCGCCCCCGGGATTCGGTCCCGGGGACAAGCTCCAGGGTCACGACAAAACGCGTCGGGTCGGCGATGTCGTCCCTAAAAATCCTCAGCATCGGCTCCTCCCATCGGGGTCGACCGCGGGTCCGCGCAGGTCCCGGCAGGCCTTCCGCAGCTCACTCCCAAATAGCCCCCATGTCGAATTTATATTGTAAGTTTAACGCGCCCGGCCTTTAAAATACAAGCAGGATGTGACACTGATTTTCCAGGAGCCCCAAACGCCTGGCGGGGTCCTTTTGAGGTCCCGTTAAACGGTCAAAAGGACGGCCGCGGCCCCAAGCCGGTGCGCAAAAAAAAGCCCGGGAGCAGAAGTCCCGGGCACAGCGTAACAGGCATTGCCAACCCCCCGGCAAACCGGGAGTTGAAAAATCAGCGCACCTCACCCTAGCATCGCGGCGGCCACCTCCCAGCCGGTGGGCGCATGCCGGTTGTCGAAGGCCCCGGTCAATCGGGGAACTTGAGGGAAACCTTTTCCCCGCCATCCTCGGATTTGAAGGAGATCTTGACCTCCAGGCTGCTGTCGCGGATTCCAAGCGCCAGTGGGGTCTTCCCCTTTTGGGTTTCAATGTGGGTGATTTCTCTCAAGGCCCCGAAAATTTTTTCACCGATGGCTTTTCCCGGAGACGGCAGTTCCGCGGTGCGGTACTTTGCGCTGACCTTGACATCCCCCTGGGGGGTGCGGGAAATGGTGATTTTCTTGGCCCCGTTGTTGACCCCGTGCAAAGCCGCCAAGGCCACCCATTTCAAGGCGCCCTCCTCCTGATCGGCCTCGTTGCGAACTTCCGACATTTCCTTCAAGGGGTCGGTGCTGGCGTAACAGTCGCACAGTTCCTGAACCTTGAGGTGCAGATTTCTTTTTTCCTTCATGTGACCCTCCTTTCACTGCCGTACAATCCGGCGCTGGCATCCCCTCAAGCTGAGGACGACCATCTGCAGATGCCAAAGATTTTGATGTGAAGACTGATCTGTAGAATTGTACTTCAGAAGAGTAAAACAGATTTGGCTATGTTCAAGCGGCTTGCCACTTTTTGACTCCGCAACCCAGTGCGCGTGGTATCCCGGGACGGGGTGCGCACGCCATGGGCAGCGCCCGTTTTAGTGCTGCGCCCGCGATGGCGCAAGGGGTTAGAACGGTTCGGGCAGGGATTCGGGGCACATTTTGAATTCGGATGGGATGGGCCGGCAGCGGCGAACTGCACAGCGCAAAACGACAGGCTGTGGGGAAGACGAGGCCATGAGCCTCAAATACCCTGCCGGCAGGGCACCCGGCGGCCGCTTAACCCGGGAGACGGCAGGCGCCCGGCGGTTTAAAAGTCCACGCCGGTCTCGACCTCACCAGGGCCACCGTCAGGGTCTTCAACGCCCAGCAGGGATATTATTTTTTGACGAATGGTCTCTGGGGTAAAGGGTTTTTTTACGTAGTCGGCGGCCCCTTGGGCCAGAAACGCTTTGACCTTTTCGCGGCTGCCTTCGGTGGTGACCACCAGCACCGGGATGGCTCGCAAAATGTCATCCTTTTTCATTTCCTGGAGCAGTTCCATCCCGTTCATTTCCGGCATGTTGTAGTCCGTAATGACCAGATCCATCCACTCCGTCTGCAGCAGATTCAAGGCCTCCCGCCCGTTGACGGCTTCAAAGAAATGGGCGTTGGCGAAACCCGAGGCCTTGATGGTTTTGATGATCACCGTGCGCATGGGCAATGAATCATCCACGATCATGACGTTCACAGACATACTCCCTCCTTACCCCGTGAACCTTCAGCCAGGGTCTGGTCTTGCAAAAAAACCAGCGACGGCCGAAGACTGCCGCGCCCGTTTACCCCAGGATCTTGGCCAGTTTCTCGGTGATCACCTCTTCGGTGAATGGCTTGACCACATAGTTGGAGACCCCGGCCTGGACCGCCTCGATGATGTTCTGCTTCTGTGCTTCGGCGGTCACCATCAAAAAAGGCAAGTCTTTGAAAGCGGTGTTGGCACGAACCGCTTTGAGGAATTCGATGCCTGTCATTTTGGGCATGTTCCAGTCGGAAATGACCAGATCGACTTTTTCCTTCTCCAGCACTTTGAGGGCGTTGCTGCCATCATCGGCCTCGATGATATCGGTAAACCCGATTTTTTTGAGGATATTCTTCAATATCCGTCGCATTGTGGCAAAATCGTCCACGATTAAAATCTTGATTGTCGTATCCATCCATTCGATCCTTTTGCGCCAAGAAAACGTCTGTTGCCGCCGGCCGGGGCCTATAGCTGGGATGGCTTCGCCGCCGGTGCATGTCGATCCAGCGGGGCCGGCATCAGGACTCCAAACAGACCTCGAGGGTAAACCGCCCCGCCTCCGTTTGAAAGGGAATCGCGATGAT includes these proteins:
- a CDS encoding AzlC family ABC transporter permease, which encodes MAVATNKPDPRAKALRAGVRAAWPISMGYIPIGLAFGVLAQKAGLSPAAVALMSVLVFAGSSQFIAVSMMANGAAPAAIILTTFTVNLRHLLMSSSLSVFLKTASRKKLLLFAYGVTDESFAVNHARFSSGDWGVARALVLNYFANLTWVISTVA
- the fusA gene encoding elongation factor G; amino-acid sequence: MKTEIHKVRNIGISAHIDSGKTTLTERILYYTNRIHTIHDVKGKDGVGATMDSMELEKERGITIASAATYCEWRGHEINIIDTPGHVDFTIEVERSLRVLDGAILVLCAVGGVQSQSITVDQQMKRYKVPCIAFVNKCDRSGANPARVTQQLRQKLGHNAVAMQLPIGLEADLEGVVDLIEMKALYFDGPNGETVRTEEIPAQLREQAREAREALVDAASMFSDELMEAALEEAVTPALLVAAVRKGVQTREITPVFMGSAYKNKAVQPLLDAVTRYLPCPMDVQNEALDTGKDETPVTLSNNPGDPVVALAFKLEDGQYGQLTYIRVYQGMLAKGASVVNARTGKKLKIGRLVRMHANQMEDIETIPAGYIGALFGVDCASGDTFTAPGLNLSMTSMFVPSPVISLAIVPKDNKSQINMSKALNRFSKEDPTFRAFVDEETNETIIEGMGELHLDVYVERMRREYKAEVTTGQPRVAYRETITRRAEFNYTHKKQTGGSGQYGRIAGYLEPFADEDFVFENMVTGGAIPTQFIPACEKGFRGCMAKGPKMEFPVTGVKVVINDGASHSVDSSEMAFQAAARGAFQDAYAKAQPVILEPIMKVVVESPTEFQGGVMGSLNQRRGMIVGAQDEGPMCVIEAQVPLSEMFGYSTVLRSSTQGKAQFTMEFSTYRQVPQSITEELVKKASENKKNVA
- a CDS encoding AAA family ATPase, which produces MLKRDLILRNPLRLMGHETDDILPPGGFGAVLARAGVGKTALLVQLALNSVLRGRNVLHISLRDPVKKVCLWYEEVFRNIATHYKVSQMDQLWEAILPYRFIMTFNAEDFSVAKLEQRIADLTEQDIFLPQMVLFDGYPFEGAVFEPLAELKNLARANGYLTWFSVRTHRHDQPAPDGLPPVFSPVESLFDVAIQLQPQNDGVYIQALKGGSPGDQAPKLFLDPATMLIQDAA
- a CDS encoding DUF554 domain-containing protein, whose protein sequence is MIGTIVNTLAIVAGSILGLLCRGGIPQAYNQTVMQAIGLAVILIGFKSALKADDLLLVIFSLTIGSVLGEGLKIEARLERLGQWLQRRMALAGDGIAKGFVSASLLFCVGSMAIVGSLESGLTGNHQTLFAKSVLDGITAIIFASALGIGVIFSAAAVFLYQGLITLTASFIREFLVPPAIDQMTAVGGVLIIAIGINILEIKRIRVGNMLPAIFLPLVYFILRQLWA
- a CDS encoding chemotaxis protein CheX, translating into MQATIINILIDATCHVLATLGGAQFTVQKPRLKTDPAPSGEVTGVILLSGGVSGSAALSFQRGCVLQIVSRMLGEDLQEVNRDIQDAVGEIVNMVSGQAAQKLADVSPRIDVRPDAVVMGQGPLPGQTSGVAVVAVPLSGPLGGLTVELCWREDVAG
- a CDS encoding PHP domain-containing protein; translated protein: MNALNRIQFEKPDLAALTQSATVVDMHFHTRYSDGLNSVAAVAQRAQKLGIGIAITDHNAIQGAVEISRYWNLLTIPGIEITSREGTHLLVYFYDIKSLKRFYTRDVQPFMGPEVMSAISLGMEEIIRRARAFKTVIIFPHPYCAVYTGICNLQFPPERRQHLLDLVDGVEVINSENLNKWNLRCALLGFNLSKAITGGSDGHTLYHMGRVVSYAPGRKNRKTFLDAVRNGENKIVGKEIDLLRKMTSNGLKFKTNFRNCPDLLERNFKYSCMAINSRSKRLKACILRSLNEKIRKRREKIAPYPAH
- a CDS encoding methylenetetrahydrofolate reductase C-terminal domain-containing protein, which produces MLRIFRDDIADPTRFVVTLELVPGTESRGRSVDTVMGIARDAFADGRISAVSITDNPGGNPSLSPDALGHQIFSLGMDVIVHFTCRDMNRVGMESRALQLAMMGIKNILALTGDYSGKGFGGQGAPVFDLDSVNLTCMLAMLSERNQASGDPEEYFVGCAVSPFKQTEGETYAQYAKMCKKVGAGAQFLITQLGYDARKFAELLRIQERHGISCPTLASLYVLSPGAARIMNQGRVPGAVVSDRLLGEVRAEWQDKAAGRRAAVERAARLGVVLKGLGYRGIHIGGIHRSFETVAGVLDRMAALEDRWQEFLSEFDYPIPKGFYVYSRPTPGESPVAKPLGAASHLPAVDKALFHCLAKMHRLLFTRDAPWSGLMMSVCRQLDRRRIGRLLMHLTEDPLKKVFLGCQRCGDCAIQHVAFLCPESQCPKHTRNGACGGSRGSMCEVRPERRCVWYRAFNRWVSVGQAQQMASECVPPRMWELNRTSSWLNFYLGRDHQSASLEITQFCTAATCRLSGEDPRRDLAPEGPA
- a CDS encoding response regulator, which codes for MSVNVMIVDDSLPMRTVIIKTIKASGFANAHFFEAVNGREALNLLQTEWMDLVITDYNMPEMNGMELLQEMKKDDILRAIPVLVVTTEGSREKVKAFLAQGAADYVKKPFTPETIRQKIISLLGVEDPDGGPGEVETGVDF
- a CDS encoding response regulator, with the translated sequence MDTTIKILIVDDFATMRRILKNILKKIGFTDIIEADDGSNALKVLEKEKVDLVISDWNMPKMTGIEFLKAVRANTAFKDLPFLMVTAEAQKQNIIEAVQAGVSNYVVKPFTEEVITEKLAKILG